One Streptomyces sp. R28 DNA window includes the following coding sequences:
- a CDS encoding SNF2-related protein, which translates to MSDRAAVAERAGEAVPVRLAAVFLPAPLPREGRMAFWDPEDGPLPAEDTELTVVRRHGAGVRRRTTPALSLPLTEALPLLVRARRDPAAHPATACWGAAALHALRLTARGRLLPGLTPTGHDAWRAGPLDPDDIAHLRAVAAALPYEGHAVPLTGPGPLRLPEPEALMRSFLDAVADTLPRTPAAPHVSGKPFAAREAQRLPGAHDWAAEVAAGMDAGVRISLRLDLSAYDLFDAGSAGVRSAGAAVVQVHSLADPTLVADAAALWSGEADAAFGPRARVDAALAVRRAARVWAPLDRLSEQDAPDVLALSDEELGDLLGVAATRLAAAGVAVHWPRDLAHDLSAAAVVRPAPGSATDGTGFFESEELLQFRWQLAIGGDPLTEGEMDALAEAHRPVVRLRDRWVLVDPALVRKARKRELGLLDPVDALSVALTGSAEVDGETVEAVPAGALAALRDRLTAGVGPAEPPPGLRATLRDYQLRGLAWLDLMTSLGLGGCLADDMGLGKTITVIALHLKRARTTPTLVVCPASLLGNWQREITRFAPGVPVRRFHGPDRTLEDMDGGFVLTTYGTMRSTAPTLAQHTWGMVVADEAQHVKNPYSATAKALRTIPTPARVALTGTPVENNLSELWALLDWTTPGLLGPLKSFRARHARAVENGEDEEAVARLARLVRPFLLRRKKSDPGIVPELPPKTETDHPVPLTREQAALYEAVVRESMYAIETAEGMARRGMVLKLLTSLKQICDHPALYLKEAEAAATERLSARSGKLTLLDELLDTLLAEDGSALVFTQYVGMARMIASHLAARAVPVELLHGGTPVPEREHMVDRFQSGATPVLVLSLKAAGTGLNLTRAGHVVHFDRWWNPAVEEQATDRAYRIGQTQPVQVHRLITEGTVEDRIAEMLESKRALADAILGSGESALTELTGRELSDLVSLRRTS; encoded by the coding sequence ATGAGCGACAGGGCCGCGGTGGCCGAGCGTGCGGGGGAGGCCGTCCCCGTCCGGCTCGCTGCCGTCTTCCTGCCCGCCCCCCTCCCGCGCGAGGGGCGGATGGCCTTCTGGGATCCCGAGGACGGCCCACTGCCCGCCGAGGACACCGAACTCACTGTCGTACGGCGTCATGGAGCCGGAGTCCGCCGCAGGACCACCCCCGCGCTGTCCCTGCCGCTCACCGAGGCGCTGCCGCTGCTCGTGCGCGCCCGGCGCGACCCCGCCGCCCACCCCGCCACCGCCTGCTGGGGCGCGGCCGCCCTGCACGCGCTCCGGCTCACCGCCCGCGGTCGGCTGCTGCCCGGCCTGACCCCCACCGGCCACGACGCCTGGCGGGCCGGCCCGCTCGACCCGGACGACATCGCGCACCTGCGAGCGGTCGCCGCGGCCCTGCCGTACGAAGGCCACGCGGTCCCCCTGACCGGCCCGGGTCCGCTGCGGCTGCCCGAGCCGGAGGCACTGATGCGCTCCTTCCTGGACGCGGTCGCGGACACCCTGCCCCGCACCCCCGCCGCACCGCATGTCTCGGGGAAGCCCTTCGCCGCGCGCGAGGCCCAGCGCCTGCCCGGTGCCCACGACTGGGCGGCCGAGGTCGCCGCCGGCATGGACGCGGGCGTGCGGATCTCGCTGCGCCTGGACCTGTCGGCGTACGACCTCTTCGACGCCGGGAGTGCCGGCGTGCGCAGCGCGGGCGCGGCCGTCGTCCAGGTGCACAGCCTCGCCGACCCCACCCTGGTGGCCGACGCGGCCGCCCTGTGGTCGGGCGAGGCGGACGCGGCGTTCGGGCCACGCGCGCGGGTGGACGCGGCGTTGGCGGTGCGGCGCGCGGCCCGGGTATGGGCCCCGCTCGACCGGCTGTCCGAGCAGGACGCGCCCGATGTGCTGGCCCTGTCCGACGAGGAGTTGGGCGATCTGCTGGGCGTCGCGGCGACCCGGCTCGCGGCGGCCGGGGTGGCGGTGCACTGGCCCCGGGACCTGGCGCACGACCTGAGCGCGGCCGCGGTCGTACGGCCGGCGCCGGGCTCCGCGACCGACGGCACCGGCTTCTTCGAGAGCGAGGAACTGCTCCAGTTCCGCTGGCAGTTGGCGATCGGCGGCGACCCGCTCACCGAGGGCGAGATGGACGCGCTCGCCGAGGCGCACCGCCCGGTCGTCCGGCTGCGGGACCGCTGGGTGCTGGTCGACCCTGCCCTCGTCCGCAAAGCCCGCAAACGCGAACTGGGCCTGCTCGACCCGGTAGACGCGCTGTCCGTCGCCCTCACCGGCAGCGCGGAGGTCGACGGGGAGACGGTCGAGGCGGTGCCGGCCGGCGCCCTGGCGGCCCTGCGCGACCGGCTGACGGCGGGGGTGGGCCCGGCCGAACCGCCGCCGGGACTGCGGGCGACGTTGCGGGACTACCAACTCCGGGGCCTGGCCTGGCTGGACCTCATGACGTCCTTGGGGCTCGGCGGTTGCCTGGCCGACGACATGGGACTCGGCAAGACGATCACCGTCATCGCCCTGCACCTGAAGCGCGCCCGGACGACCCCGACCCTCGTGGTCTGTCCGGCATCCCTGCTGGGCAACTGGCAGCGGGAGATCACCCGTTTCGCGCCCGGCGTCCCCGTCCGCCGCTTCCACGGCCCGGACCGCACCTTGGAGGACATGGACGGCGGCTTCGTCCTCACCACGTACGGCACGATGCGGTCGACGGCACCGACGCTGGCCCAGCACACCTGGGGCATGGTCGTCGCCGACGAGGCACAGCACGTCAAGAACCCGTACTCGGCGACGGCGAAGGCCCTGCGCACGATCCCGACGCCCGCGCGCGTGGCGCTGACCGGCACTCCGGTCGAGAACAACCTCTCCGAACTCTGGGCCCTGCTCGACTGGACGACACCGGGCCTGCTCGGCCCGCTGAAGTCCTTCCGCGCCCGGCACGCACGCGCGGTGGAGAACGGCGAGGACGAGGAGGCGGTGGCCCGGCTGGCCCGCCTGGTCCGGCCCTTCCTGCTGCGCCGCAAGAAGTCCGACCCCGGTATCGTCCCGGAGCTGCCACCCAAGACCGAGACGGACCACCCGGTCCCGCTCACCCGGGAACAGGCCGCGCTCTACGAGGCGGTGGTGCGCGAGTCGATGTACGCCATCGAGACGGCCGAGGGCATGGCGCGCAGGGGCATGGTGCTGAAGCTCCTGACGTCACTGAAGCAGATCTGCGACCACCCGGCGCTGTACCTGAAGGAAGCCGAAGCCGCGGCGACCGAGCGGTTGTCCGCGCGCTCGGGCAAGCTGACCCTGCTGGACGAACTGCTGGACACCTTGCTGGCCGAGGACGGGTCGGCGTTGGTCTTCACGCAGTACGTGGGGATGGCCCGGATGATCGCCTCCCACCTCGCCGCCCGGGCGGTCCCGGTGGAGCTGCTCCACGGCGGTACGCCGGTTCCGGAACGCGAACACATGGTGGACCGCTTCCAGAGCGGCGCGACGCCGGTCCTGGTCCTGTCCCTCAAGGCGGCGGGCACCGGCCTGAACCTGACCCGCGCGGGCCATGTCGTCCACTTCGACCGCTGGTGGAACCCGGCCGTCGAGGAACAGGCCACCGACCGTGCCTACCGCATCGGCCAGACCCAGCCCGTCCAGGTCCACCGCCTCATCACCGAGGGCACGGTCGAGGACCGCATCGCGGAGATGCTCGAGTCCAAGCGGGCCCTGGCCGACGCGATCCTCGGCTCCGGCGAATCGGCCCTCACGGAACTGACGGGCCGTGAACTCTCGGACCTCGTGTCGCTGCGGAGGACGTCATGA
- a CDS encoding response regulator, with the protein MTAIRLLLVDDDPLVRAGLSFMMGGADDIEIVGEAADGGEVETLVDRTRPDVVLMDIRMPSVDGLTATERLRGRKDAPQVVLLTTFHADEQVLRALRAGAAGFVLKDTPPAEIVDAVRRVAAGDPVLSPTVTRQLMDRAAGTAADTRRAGARARLTALNDREREVAVAVGRGLSNADIAAELFMSVATVKTHVSRVLAKLALNNRVQIALLAYDAGLLEELEEDGH; encoded by the coding sequence ATGACTGCGATCAGACTGCTCCTCGTCGACGACGACCCGTTGGTCAGAGCCGGCCTGTCCTTCATGATGGGCGGCGCCGACGACATCGAGATCGTCGGGGAGGCGGCCGACGGCGGCGAGGTCGAGACGCTGGTCGACCGGACCCGGCCGGACGTGGTCCTGATGGACATCAGGATGCCGTCGGTCGACGGCCTCACCGCCACGGAGCGGCTGCGCGGCAGGAAGGACGCCCCGCAGGTCGTGCTGCTGACCACCTTCCACGCCGACGAGCAGGTGCTGCGCGCTCTGCGCGCCGGCGCCGCCGGGTTCGTACTCAAGGACACACCGCCCGCCGAGATCGTCGACGCGGTGCGCCGGGTCGCGGCCGGGGACCCGGTCCTGTCGCCCACGGTGACCCGCCAGTTGATGGACCGCGCGGCGGGCACCGCGGCCGACACGCGCCGCGCAGGCGCACGCGCGCGGCTCACCGCCCTCAACGACCGCGAACGCGAGGTCGCCGTCGCGGTGGGCCGGGGCCTGTCCAACGCCGACATCGCCGCGGAGCTCTTCATGAGCGTCGCCACCGTCAAGACCCACGTCTCCCGCGTCCTGGCCAAGCTCGCCCTCAACAACCGTGTGCAGATCGCCCTGTTGGCGTACGACGCGGGACTCCTGGAGGAACTGGAGGAGGACGGGCACTAG
- a CDS encoding sugar kinase — MTVTVPRQADSPDEPQPPAEDRRHMIRRRAITLLIIGLLIGVPAGYLVISANQSRDSGKDKEEKYSATGLTPHWPSKVQRRLYQIPVPDWSYNVAYYETNNWKTSRLYVQFQTADANLDWFFRTMGVSRDELKRDAVTISARDQKVTGWDFTGPGPWYGFTHKQKNPAPTQDVVMNMSDPANPFVYVVSRTVP; from the coding sequence GTGACCGTGACCGTACCCCGCCAGGCCGACTCTCCTGACGAGCCGCAGCCGCCGGCCGAGGACCGCCGCCACATGATCCGCCGCAGGGCGATCACCCTGCTCATCATCGGGCTGCTTATCGGCGTACCGGCCGGCTATCTGGTGATCTCCGCCAACCAGAGTCGCGACAGCGGCAAGGACAAGGAGGAGAAGTACTCGGCGACCGGGCTCACCCCGCACTGGCCGTCGAAGGTCCAGCGCCGCCTGTACCAGATCCCGGTCCCGGACTGGTCGTACAACGTCGCGTACTACGAGACGAACAACTGGAAGACCAGCCGTCTCTATGTCCAGTTCCAGACGGCCGACGCGAACCTGGACTGGTTCTTCAGGACCATGGGCGTCAGCCGGGACGAACTGAAGCGGGACGCCGTCACCATCAGCGCCCGTGACCAGAAGGTCACCGGCTGGGACTTCACGGGCCCCGGCCCGTGGTACGGCTTCACCCACAAGCAGAAGAACCCGGCACCCACCCAGGACGTGGTCATGAACATGTCCGACCCGGCCAACCCGTTCGTGTACGTCGTCTCGCGCACGGTTCCTTGA
- a CDS encoding ROK family glucokinase, with the protein MSTYRDLAFPARTGSAPIGSRRAPALRTVGPRERRSHLSAPRVPTVGIDIGGTKVMAGVVDADGNILEKLRTETPDKSKSPKVVEDTIVELVLDLSDRHDVHAVGIGAAGWVDADRNRVLFAPHLSWRNEPLRDRIAGRLAVPVLVDNDANTAAWAEWRFGAGRGEDHLVMITLGTGIGGAILEDGQVKRGKYGVAGEFGHMQVVPGGHRCPCGNRGCWEQYSSGNALVREARELAAADSPVAYGIIEHVKGNIGDITGPMITELAREGDAMCIELLQDIGQWLGVGIANLAAALDPSCFVIGGGVSAADDLLIGPARDAFKRHLTGRGYRPEARVTRAQLGPEAGMVGAADLARLVARRFRRANRRRVERYERYARFAEARRASQGSA; encoded by the coding sequence ATGAGCACCTACCGCGACCTCGCTTTCCCCGCCCGGACGGGCAGCGCCCCCATCGGCTCCCGCCGCGCGCCAGCGCTCCGCACGGTCGGCCCCCGGGAGCGCCGCTCACACCTGTCGGCGCCCCGGGTGCCGACCGTGGGCATCGACATCGGCGGCACCAAGGTGATGGCGGGCGTCGTGGACGCCGACGGCAACATCCTGGAGAAGCTCCGTACGGAGACCCCGGACAAGTCCAAGAGCCCGAAGGTCGTCGAGGACACGATCGTCGAGCTGGTCCTGGACCTGTCCGACCGCCACGATGTGCACGCCGTCGGCATCGGCGCGGCCGGCTGGGTCGACGCCGACCGCAACCGCGTCCTGTTCGCGCCCCACCTGTCCTGGCGCAACGAGCCGCTGCGCGACCGCATCGCGGGCCGCCTCGCCGTGCCCGTCCTGGTCGACAACGACGCCAACACGGCCGCCTGGGCCGAGTGGCGCTTCGGTGCCGGCCGTGGCGAGGACCACCTCGTCATGATCACGCTGGGTACCGGCATCGGCGGCGCGATCCTGGAGGACGGACAGGTCAAGCGCGGCAAGTACGGCGTCGCCGGCGAGTTCGGCCATATGCAGGTCGTGCCCGGCGGTCACCGTTGCCCGTGCGGCAACCGCGGCTGCTGGGAGCAGTACAGCTCCGGCAACGCGCTGGTCAGGGAGGCGCGCGAGCTGGCCGCCGCCGACTCGCCGGTGGCGTACGGGATCATCGAGCACGTCAAGGGCAACATCGGCGACATCACCGGCCCTATGATCACTGAGCTGGCCCGCGAGGGTGACGCGATGTGCATCGAGCTGCTGCAGGACATCGGGCAGTGGCTCGGCGTCGGCATCGCCAATCTCGCGGCCGCCCTGGACCCGTCCTGCTTCGTGATCGGCGGCGGTGTGTCGGCCGCCGACGACCTGCTGATCGGCCCCGCGCGGGACGCCTTCAAGCGCCACCTCACGGGCCGCGGCTACCGCCCCGAGGCCCGTGTCACCCGGGCCCAGCTCGGCCCCGAGGCCGGCATGGTCGGCGCCGCGGACCTGGCCCGCCTGGTCGCCCGCCGCTTCCGCCGCGCCAACCGGCGCCGGGTGGAGCGCTACGAGCGCTATGCGCGGTTCGCCGAGGCCCGCCGGGCATCGCAGGGGTCGGCGTGA
- a CDS encoding Gfo/Idh/MocA family oxidoreductase: protein MRIGVIGTGRIGTIHANTLSRHREVGSLILTDADGARAQELARRLGETAAPGVDEIFRWGVDAVVITTATSAHAELIGRAARAGLPVFCEKPIALDLPGTLHAIGEVETAGTILQMGFQRRFDPGYVGAREAVRSGQLGRLHTVRALTSDQEPPPAEWLPLSGGLYRDTLIHDFDVLRWVTGREVVEVYAAGSDAGPAMFREAGDVDTAAVVLTLDDGTLATATATRLNGAGYDVRMELAGELDQIVVGLDDRTPIASTEPTGPPAADKPWSGFLERFGPAYEAELNAFVEVVRGERANPCDGREALQALRIAEACELSRRERRPVALAEIAGGAQATDL from the coding sequence ATGCGCATCGGGGTCATCGGTACGGGCCGCATCGGCACGATCCACGCCAACACGCTGAGCCGCCACCGCGAGGTCGGCTCCCTGATCCTCACGGACGCGGACGGCGCGCGCGCCCAGGAGCTGGCGCGGCGCCTGGGTGAGACGGCGGCACCCGGAGTGGACGAGATCTTCAGGTGGGGCGTGGACGCGGTGGTGATCACCACGGCGACGTCGGCCCACGCCGAACTGATCGGTCGGGCAGCACGGGCGGGACTCCCGGTGTTCTGCGAGAAGCCCATAGCGCTCGATCTGCCGGGCACCCTGCACGCGATCGGGGAGGTGGAGACGGCCGGGACGATTCTCCAGATGGGTTTCCAGCGCCGCTTCGACCCGGGGTACGTGGGCGCGCGCGAGGCGGTGCGGTCCGGGCAGCTCGGGCGGTTGCACACCGTGCGGGCGCTCACCAGCGACCAGGAGCCGCCGCCGGCCGAGTGGCTGCCGCTGTCCGGCGGGCTGTACCGGGACACGCTGATCCATGACTTCGACGTACTGCGCTGGGTGACCGGGCGCGAGGTCGTCGAGGTGTACGCGGCCGGGTCGGACGCCGGGCCCGCGATGTTCCGTGAAGCGGGCGACGTGGACACGGCCGCGGTGGTGCTGACGCTGGACGACGGCACCCTCGCCACGGCCACGGCGACGCGGCTGAACGGCGCCGGGTACGACGTACGCATGGAGCTGGCCGGGGAGTTGGACCAGATCGTGGTCGGTCTCGACGACCGTACGCCGATCGCGTCCACCGAGCCGACCGGGCCGCCCGCGGCGGACAAGCCGTGGTCGGGGTTCCTGGAGCGGTTCGGGCCGGCGTACGAGGCGGAGCTGAACGCGTTCGTGGAGGTGGTGCGCGGGGAGCGGGCCAATCCCTGCGACGGGCGGGAGGCCTTGCAGGCGTTGCGGATCGCGGAGGCGTGCGAGTTGTCGCGGCGCGAGCGCAGACCGGTCGCGCTCGCGGAGATCGCGGGCGGGGCTCAGGCCACGGATCTGTGA
- a CDS encoding cytochrome P450 → MTEVIDLGEYGDEFRSDPHPVYERLRERGAVHRVRLQAPDAHHVTWLIVGYEEARAALADPRLAKDGSKIGVTFLDEQLIGKYLLVADPPQHTRLRGLITRAFTMRRVEELRPRVQQITDDLLDATLPHGRADLVESLAYPLPITVICELLGVPEMDRTEFRKLSTEAVAPTSEESEYDAFVRLAEYLTELIEDKRRAGPSADLLGDLIRTTAEDGDRLSAQELRGMAFVLLIAGHETTVNLITNAVHALLTHPDQLAALRADMTLLDAAIEEALRYEGPVENGTFRFAAEPLEIAGVPIAQGESVMVGLTAADRDGARFPAPDRFDIHRDARGHLAFGHGIHYCLGAPLARLEARTAIRSLLERAPDLALDGAPGEWLPGVLMRGVRSLPVRW, encoded by the coding sequence ATGACAGAAGTGATCGACCTGGGGGAGTACGGCGACGAGTTCCGCAGCGACCCGCACCCCGTGTACGAGCGGCTGCGAGAGCGTGGCGCGGTACATCGGGTGCGGCTGCAGGCGCCGGACGCTCACCACGTGACCTGGCTCATCGTCGGGTACGAGGAGGCGCGCGCGGCGCTCGCCGACCCACGGCTGGCCAAGGACGGCAGCAAGATCGGGGTGACGTTCCTCGACGAGCAGCTGATCGGAAAGTACCTACTGGTCGCCGACCCGCCCCAGCACACCCGCCTGCGCGGCCTCATCACGCGCGCGTTCACGATGCGCCGCGTCGAGGAACTCAGGCCGAGGGTCCAGCAGATCACCGACGACCTGCTCGACGCGACGCTGCCGCACGGCCGGGCCGACCTCGTCGAGTCGCTCGCCTACCCGCTGCCGATCACCGTGATCTGCGAGCTGCTCGGCGTGCCGGAGATGGACCGCACGGAGTTCCGCAAGCTGTCCACGGAGGCCGTCGCGCCGACGAGTGAGGAGAGCGAGTACGACGCCTTCGTACGCCTCGCCGAGTACCTCACCGAGCTGATCGAGGACAAGCGCCGGGCCGGGCCGAGCGCCGACCTGCTGGGCGACCTGATCCGTACCACCGCCGAGGACGGCGACCGGCTCTCCGCTCAGGAGCTGCGCGGCATGGCCTTCGTCCTGCTGATTGCGGGCCACGAGACGACGGTCAACCTCATCACCAACGCCGTCCACGCCCTGCTCACCCACCCGGACCAACTGGCCGCCCTGCGCGCCGACATGACCCTGCTCGACGCCGCGATCGAGGAAGCACTGCGCTACGAGGGCCCGGTGGAGAACGGGACGTTCCGATTCGCCGCCGAGCCCCTGGAGATCGCCGGAGTACCCATCGCCCAAGGCGAGTCGGTGATGGTCGGCCTCACCGCCGCCGACCGCGACGGGGCCCGCTTCCCCGCTCCGGACCGCTTCGACATCCACCGCGACGCCCGCGGCCACCTGGCGTTCGGTCACGGCATCCACTACTGCCTGGGCGCACCCCTGGCCCGCCTGGAGGCCCGTACGGCGATACGGTCCCTGCTGGAGCGCGCTCCGGACCTGGCCCTGGACGGGGCGCCGGGGGAGTGGCTGCCGGGGGTGCTGATGCGTGGGGTGCGGAGTCTGCCGGTGCGTTGGTAG
- a CDS encoding sensor histidine kinase, whose amino-acid sequence MSGDKPEPAQQAFVRQRWLLPSALVKELDPDGERSGRRPRRTARDWVVDFCCFLLAVLIGLTSAETLLDEDIPKSLATVDQLLGALSCGAVWLRRRWPVGLAVVMVPVSFVSNTAGGAFVVALFTLAVHRPFRYVAWVGGVSLLLNPLFYWLRPDPGTPYLLAVALGLVLTGGVVGWGMFVRSKRQLMLSLRDRARRAETEARLRAEQAQRLAREAIAREMHDVLAHRLTLLSVHAGALEFRPDAPREEIVRAAGVIRESAHEALQDLREIIGVLRAGDPDDAGRPQPTLAALEALVTESREAGMKVTLDQRVTEPAGVPASVGRTAYRIAQEGLTNARKHAPGTEVTLTVTGAPGEGLSVAVRNPVPEGEVPHVPGSGQGLIGLTERATLTGGRLEHGPVADGGFEVRAWLPWG is encoded by the coding sequence GTGAGTGGTGACAAGCCGGAGCCCGCGCAGCAGGCCTTCGTGAGGCAGCGCTGGCTGCTGCCCTCGGCCCTGGTCAAGGAGCTCGACCCCGACGGTGAACGCTCCGGTCGGCGGCCCCGGCGTACCGCACGCGACTGGGTGGTCGACTTCTGCTGCTTCCTCCTGGCCGTGTTGATCGGTCTGACGAGCGCCGAGACGCTGCTGGACGAGGACATCCCGAAGAGCCTCGCCACCGTCGACCAACTGCTCGGCGCGCTCTCCTGCGGCGCGGTGTGGCTGAGGCGCCGCTGGCCGGTCGGGCTCGCCGTGGTGATGGTCCCGGTCAGCTTCGTGTCGAACACCGCGGGCGGTGCGTTCGTCGTCGCCCTGTTCACGCTGGCCGTGCACCGGCCCTTCCGCTATGTGGCCTGGGTGGGCGGGGTTTCCCTGCTGCTGAACCCGCTGTTCTACTGGCTGCGCCCCGACCCCGGGACGCCGTACCTCTTGGCGGTCGCCCTCGGGCTGGTGCTGACCGGCGGGGTGGTCGGCTGGGGCATGTTCGTACGGTCCAAACGGCAGCTCATGCTGAGCCTGCGCGACCGCGCCCGGCGTGCCGAGACGGAGGCACGGCTGCGTGCCGAGCAGGCCCAGCGGCTCGCCCGGGAGGCGATCGCCCGCGAGATGCATGACGTCCTCGCCCACCGGCTGACGCTGCTCAGCGTGCACGCGGGCGCACTGGAGTTCCGGCCCGACGCGCCCCGTGAGGAGATCGTGCGGGCGGCGGGCGTCATCCGGGAGAGCGCCCACGAAGCCCTCCAGGACCTACGGGAGATCATCGGTGTACTGCGGGCGGGTGACCCGGACGACGCCGGTCGGCCGCAGCCGACCCTCGCGGCGCTGGAGGCGTTGGTCACCGAGTCCCGCGAGGCCGGCATGAAGGTGACCCTCGACCAGCGCGTCACCGAACCGGCCGGCGTCCCCGCCTCCGTGGGCCGTACCGCCTACCGCATCGCCCAGGAGGGCCTGACCAACGCCCGCAAGCACGCGCCCGGTACGGAGGTCACGCTGACGGTGACCGGCGCACCCGGCGAGGGCCTGTCGGTAGCGGTGCGCAACCCCGTGCCCGAGGGCGAGGTTCCCCATGTTCCCGGCTCGGGGCAGGGCCTGATCGGGCTGACGGAACGGGCCACGCTGACGGGCGGCCGCCTGGAGCACGGGCCGGTGGCGGACGGGGGGTTCGAGGTGCGGGCCTGGCTGCCCTGGGGGTGA
- a CDS encoding GntR family transcriptional regulator: MELELSVDRSSPVPLYFQLSQQLEAAIEHGALTPGSLLGNEIELAARLGLSRPTVRQAIQSLVDKGLLVRRRGVGTQVVHSQVKRPLELSSLYDDLESAGQRPATKVLVNTVVPASAEVAAALGVAEDSDVHRVERLRLAHGEPMAYLCNFLPPALIDLGTAQLEATGLYRLMRAAGITLHSARQTIGARAATAVEAERLAEEEGAPLLTMQRVTFDDTGRAVEYGTHTYRPSRYSFEFQLLVRS; the protein is encoded by the coding sequence GTGGAACTCGAGCTCAGTGTGGACCGGAGCAGTCCGGTGCCCTTGTACTTCCAGCTTTCCCAGCAGCTCGAAGCCGCGATCGAGCACGGAGCGCTCACGCCCGGCAGCCTGCTGGGCAACGAGATCGAACTCGCCGCACGCCTCGGCCTGTCCCGGCCGACCGTCCGCCAGGCCATCCAGTCGCTGGTCGACAAGGGTCTGCTGGTGCGCCGCCGAGGCGTCGGGACCCAGGTCGTGCACAGCCAGGTCAAGCGCCCGTTGGAGCTCAGCAGCCTCTACGACGACCTGGAGTCGGCCGGCCAGCGCCCGGCGACCAAGGTGCTCGTCAACACCGTCGTCCCGGCGTCCGCCGAGGTCGCGGCGGCGCTCGGGGTGGCCGAGGACAGCGACGTGCACCGGGTCGAGCGGCTGCGCCTCGCGCACGGCGAGCCGATGGCGTACCTGTGCAACTTCCTGCCGCCCGCACTGATCGATCTGGGCACCGCGCAGCTGGAGGCCACGGGCCTGTACCGCCTGATGCGCGCCGCCGGCATCACCCTGCACAGCGCCCGCCAGACCATCGGCGCCCGCGCGGCCACCGCCGTCGAGGCCGAGCGCCTCGCGGAGGAGGAGGGCGCCCCGCTTCTTACGATGCAACGCGTCACGTTCGACGACACGGGCCGGGCGGTCGAGTACGGCACACACACGTACCGGCCGAGCCGCTACTCCTTCGAGTTCCAGCTGCTCGTACGGTCATGA